Proteins from one Sabethes cyaneus chromosome 2, idSabCyanKW18_F2, whole genome shotgun sequence genomic window:
- the LOC128737867 gene encoding dual specificity protein kinase splB isoform X2, with protein sequence MATNSPKKPPEHDTTTETFVFNHTVNNIDNSSSTSSSSGNFLNKRRSTCSCSNIAIMQLFHEMKQKFPTVPDHVVSDVVTANCHNRPACIDSLEKAVLGTPSTVQAYPSQSIHSTTLKRRINERKLSKLESSLSSGSNSSRENSVDKLSRSVGDAIGSSNGDFVDNNNRLNSGATTVNSIGDVPRDSGSANNADNNPTTTTTTTAAAFDNNNNRVALSRPNTLAFSGPRPTRVAPLPPISSTITASPELGETVNVQLNVTVSPVANRSPIGHRHTSTLQLQPEPPYSRELAQASSSFNTPGALPAGANSRSSTSVNLTLRQPSDRPQSPIHIHASPLKYTAKGFNAQSGIQSKLEITFRDGFGSISAMRTHVPGYEAGSTTTAGITCTDANGNVNSSNSHSNSNYLTHGQQQQNPYRDPHYQQMMAQYFPPNIGESNMQSFANNENDGLNRQHLYQNYLTEVAITQQLDQKNRLSEEVDRYRQQLDSIRREIWVLQQPLSPHDALCLSREIEILAFEVDQMQKEIDSAELTGSVSLPVASVEDGLSALSIEGSPTAPVAPNVNRPPRPPRPPPPKIPQPHPAPSVSAAGAGSTLYTLEGRYPGRSISAPAAGGRSVDPTGGSVINVGEPWTCSLCTFQNHELMTRCEVCSLAKVPGRLLPQVSVPAPSSASSHQSAALAIASPLPQSAPIANSVLLQSPSTTSSSSSVASSTASTPQAQPAPPPIQNAQYQKSSIEC encoded by the exons ATGGCGACTAACTCTCCCAAGAAGCCGCCAGAACATGATACGACCACCGAGACCTTTGTTTTTAACCACACCGTCAATAACATCGATaatagcagcagcaccagcagcagcagtggcaaTTTCCTAAATAAACGGCGGTCAACTTGTTCCTGCTCGAACATTGCTATTATGCAATTGTTTCACGAGATGAAGCAGAAATTTCCTACCGTGCCGGACCATGTGGTTTCCGATGTTGTGACGGCCAATTGTCATAACCGACCGGCGTGTATCGATAGTCTAGAGAAGGCGGTTCTGGGGACCCCCTCAACGGTGCAGGCTTATCCGTCGCAATCGATACACAGTACAACGCTGAAGCGGCGGATAAACGAGCGAAAGTTAAGCAAGCTGGAAAGCAGTCTTAGCAGCGGCAGTAACAGCAGCCGGGAAAATAGTGTCGATAAGCTATCGAGAAGTGTTGGTGACGCCATCGGTAGCAGTAATGGTGATTTCGTAGACAATAATAACAGGCTGAATAGCGGCGCAACAACGGTCAACAGCATTGGCGATGTACCACGTGACAGTGGTAGTGCAAATAATGCTGATAACAAcccaacgacaacgacgactaCCACTGCGGCTGCTTTTGATAACAATAATAATCGAGTTGCATTGAGCAGACCCAATACTCTCGCATTTAGTGGGCCGCGGCCGACGCGAGTTGCTCCGTTACCGCCCATCAGTTCTACCATCACCGCTAGTCCGGAACTAGGGGAAACTGTGAACGTCCAGTTAAACGTGACTGTGTCGCCAGTCGCTAATCGGAGTCCAATCGGACATCGTCATACGTCCACCCTACAACTGCAACCGGAACCTCCTTATTCTCGTGAATTAGCGCAAGCATCAAGTAGTTTCAATACTCCCGGGGCGCTGCCTGCCGGGGCTAACAGTCGGAGTTCTACGTCTGTTAATTTAACATTACGGCAGCCGAGCGATCGACCGCAGTCACCTATTCACATTCACGCTAGTCCCCTCAAGTATACGGCCAAAGGCTTCAACGCTCAGTCTGGCATCCAGAGCAAGCTCGAAATCACCTTTCGCGACGGGTTTGGATCGATCAGTGCCATGAGAACACATGTTCCTGGTTACGAAGCGGGCTCGACAACGACAGCTGGTATCACCTGTACTGATGCCAATGGCAATGTTAATAGTAGTAATAGTCATAGTAATAGTAATTATTTAACACACGGGCAACAGCAGCAGAACCCTTACAGGGATCCACACTATCAGCAGATGATGGCACAGTACTTTCCGCCGAATATCGGCGAAAGCAACATGCAATCATTTGCAAACAATGAGAATGATGGACTTAACCGGCAGCATCTGTATCAGAACTACCTAACAG AGGTGGCCATAACGCAGCAGCTGGATCAAAAGAATCGCTTGAGCGAGGAAGTTGATCGATACCGACAGCAGCTGGATTCAATCCGTCGGGAAATTTGGGTCCTGCAGCAACCTCTCTCGCCACATGATGCGCTCTGTCTCAGTCGAGAGATCGAAATACTAGCGTTTGAAGTCGACCAAATGCAAAAAGAGATCGACTCGGCAGAGCTTACTGGCTCGGTCAGCTTACCGGTGGCATCTGTGGAGGATGGCCTATCCGCACTCAGCATAGAAG GATCTCCCACAGCACCGGTCGCTCCAAATGTCAACCGACCGCCCCGTCCGCCAAGACCGCCACCACCGAAAATTCCACAACCCCATCCAGCACCTTCAGTATCAGCCGCCGGCGCCGGCAGTACGTTGTACACGCTTGAGGGTCGATATCCGGGTCGTTCTATATCGGCTCCCGCCGCCGGCGGTAGGTCAGTCGATCCCACCGGCGGCAGTGTAATTAACGTTGGAGAGCCATGGACTTGCAGCCTTTGTACATTCCAAAACCACGAACTCATGACCAGATGCGAAGTGTGCTCGTTGGCCAAAGTTCCCGGTAGACTATTACCTCAAGTTTCCGTACCAGCGCCGTCATCTGCATCATCCCATCAATCCGCCGCACTAGCTATTGCATCACCGTTGCCTCAATCAGCGCCAATAGCGAATAGCGTCTTGCTACAGTCACCCTCGACCACCTCCTCCTCCTCGTCGGTAGCCTCCTCGACAGCCTCAACGCCGCAAGCGCAACCGGCTCCGCCGCCAATCCAAAACGCTCAGTATCAGAAGTCGTCGATCGAGTGCTGA
- the LOC128737867 gene encoding dual specificity protein kinase splB isoform X1 has protein sequence MATNSPKKPPEHDTTTETFVFNHTVNNIDNSSSTSSSSGNFLNKRRSTCSCSNIAIMQLFHEMKQKFPTVPDHVVSDVVTANCHNRPACIDSLEKAVLGTPSTVQAYPSQSIHSTTLKRRINERKLSKLESSLSSGSNSSRENSVDKLSRSVGDAIGSSNGDFVDNNNRLNSGATTVNSIGDVPRDSGSANNADNNPTTTTTTTAAAFDNNNNRVALSRPNTLAFSGPRPTRVAPLPPISSTITASPELGETVNVQLNVTVSPVANRSPIGHRHTSTLQLQPEPPYSRELAQASSSFNTPGALPAGANSRSSTSVNLTLRQPSDRPQSPIHIHASPLKYTAKGFNAQSGIQSKLEITFRDGFGSISAMRTHVPGYEAGSTTTAGITCTDANGNVNSSNSHSNSNYLTHGQQQQNPYRDPHYQQMMAQYFPPNIGESNMQSFANNENDGLNRQHLYQNYLTEVAITQQLDQKNRLSEEVDRYRQQLDSIRREIWVLQQPLSPHDALCLSREIEILAFEVDQMQKEIDSAELTGSVSLPVASVEDGLSALSIEAGSPTAPVAPNVNRPPRPPRPPPPKIPQPHPAPSVSAAGAGSTLYTLEGRYPGRSISAPAAGGRSVDPTGGSVINVGEPWTCSLCTFQNHELMTRCEVCSLAKVPGRLLPQVSVPAPSSASSHQSAALAIASPLPQSAPIANSVLLQSPSTTSSSSSVASSTASTPQAQPAPPPIQNAQYQKSSIEC, from the exons ATGGCGACTAACTCTCCCAAGAAGCCGCCAGAACATGATACGACCACCGAGACCTTTGTTTTTAACCACACCGTCAATAACATCGATaatagcagcagcaccagcagcagcagtggcaaTTTCCTAAATAAACGGCGGTCAACTTGTTCCTGCTCGAACATTGCTATTATGCAATTGTTTCACGAGATGAAGCAGAAATTTCCTACCGTGCCGGACCATGTGGTTTCCGATGTTGTGACGGCCAATTGTCATAACCGACCGGCGTGTATCGATAGTCTAGAGAAGGCGGTTCTGGGGACCCCCTCAACGGTGCAGGCTTATCCGTCGCAATCGATACACAGTACAACGCTGAAGCGGCGGATAAACGAGCGAAAGTTAAGCAAGCTGGAAAGCAGTCTTAGCAGCGGCAGTAACAGCAGCCGGGAAAATAGTGTCGATAAGCTATCGAGAAGTGTTGGTGACGCCATCGGTAGCAGTAATGGTGATTTCGTAGACAATAATAACAGGCTGAATAGCGGCGCAACAACGGTCAACAGCATTGGCGATGTACCACGTGACAGTGGTAGTGCAAATAATGCTGATAACAAcccaacgacaacgacgactaCCACTGCGGCTGCTTTTGATAACAATAATAATCGAGTTGCATTGAGCAGACCCAATACTCTCGCATTTAGTGGGCCGCGGCCGACGCGAGTTGCTCCGTTACCGCCCATCAGTTCTACCATCACCGCTAGTCCGGAACTAGGGGAAACTGTGAACGTCCAGTTAAACGTGACTGTGTCGCCAGTCGCTAATCGGAGTCCAATCGGACATCGTCATACGTCCACCCTACAACTGCAACCGGAACCTCCTTATTCTCGTGAATTAGCGCAAGCATCAAGTAGTTTCAATACTCCCGGGGCGCTGCCTGCCGGGGCTAACAGTCGGAGTTCTACGTCTGTTAATTTAACATTACGGCAGCCGAGCGATCGACCGCAGTCACCTATTCACATTCACGCTAGTCCCCTCAAGTATACGGCCAAAGGCTTCAACGCTCAGTCTGGCATCCAGAGCAAGCTCGAAATCACCTTTCGCGACGGGTTTGGATCGATCAGTGCCATGAGAACACATGTTCCTGGTTACGAAGCGGGCTCGACAACGACAGCTGGTATCACCTGTACTGATGCCAATGGCAATGTTAATAGTAGTAATAGTCATAGTAATAGTAATTATTTAACACACGGGCAACAGCAGCAGAACCCTTACAGGGATCCACACTATCAGCAGATGATGGCACAGTACTTTCCGCCGAATATCGGCGAAAGCAACATGCAATCATTTGCAAACAATGAGAATGATGGACTTAACCGGCAGCATCTGTATCAGAACTACCTAACAG AGGTGGCCATAACGCAGCAGCTGGATCAAAAGAATCGCTTGAGCGAGGAAGTTGATCGATACCGACAGCAGCTGGATTCAATCCGTCGGGAAATTTGGGTCCTGCAGCAACCTCTCTCGCCACATGATGCGCTCTGTCTCAGTCGAGAGATCGAAATACTAGCGTTTGAAGTCGACCAAATGCAAAAAGAGATCGACTCGGCAGAGCTTACTGGCTCGGTCAGCTTACCGGTGGCATCTGTGGAGGATGGCCTATCCGCACTCAGCATAGAAG CAGGATCTCCCACAGCACCGGTCGCTCCAAATGTCAACCGACCGCCCCGTCCGCCAAGACCGCCACCACCGAAAATTCCACAACCCCATCCAGCACCTTCAGTATCAGCCGCCGGCGCCGGCAGTACGTTGTACACGCTTGAGGGTCGATATCCGGGTCGTTCTATATCGGCTCCCGCCGCCGGCGGTAGGTCAGTCGATCCCACCGGCGGCAGTGTAATTAACGTTGGAGAGCCATGGACTTGCAGCCTTTGTACATTCCAAAACCACGAACTCATGACCAGATGCGAAGTGTGCTCGTTGGCCAAAGTTCCCGGTAGACTATTACCTCAAGTTTCCGTACCAGCGCCGTCATCTGCATCATCCCATCAATCCGCCGCACTAGCTATTGCATCACCGTTGCCTCAATCAGCGCCAATAGCGAATAGCGTCTTGCTACAGTCACCCTCGACCACCTCCTCCTCCTCGTCGGTAGCCTCCTCGACAGCCTCAACGCCGCAAGCGCAACCGGCTCCGCCGCCAATCCAAAACGCTCAGTATCAGAAGTCGTCGATCGAGTGCTGA